In Lagenorhynchus albirostris chromosome 1, mLagAlb1.1, whole genome shotgun sequence, the sequence CCCACTAGCCAGCTGGAGCCTGGTCCATCCGCTGGACCTACCTGCCATGGGTCTCATCTACCCTTTGGCCCTCCTGGGGAGGTCCCTGGTCTGAGTCAAACTCTCAGATACTGTATAACCAATAAGGGTGGATCTGAAAAGTGGCCTCTGCTTTAACCCAGCAGCTTAGAAGGCAGGAGTTTTTCTTCATGACTGTTGTGGGAAGGAAAGGAGCAGTAATGGCTAAAGGTTGAGGTAACCCTAAATTTAAATTGTAGTCTGCCTGCGAGGAGTTAATGAATAATATCCCTCCCAACAAGTTATCATTTACAGTGGTAGTCCATACAGACTGCGGTCCAGAGTAGAACTTCAGTTCTCACTAAAACATTATCCCTTGAGCAGGAAGCCCTTTGTGATATGGCTGTGCAAGGAGAGGAACCATCCTTTGGAAGGGAGTTCAATCTGGGAGAATGAGGTGGTGCCTTTCCAGACCCTCAAGTCATCCAGGATCACTGGTCAGACAGGGAAGCTGGCTGTGCCACAGGGCTGAACCACCAGCATCTCCCGTGGATTCCGTTGCACTGAGGCTGCTGCAGACATGGATGGTTTCGTTATCTTTACAAGTAAGCACTTTGGTGGGAGAGCACTGCAAATGCtgtcaacagaaaataaaacaacaaaaaacaaggtGCGGGGGGCGCAGGCAAACAGTTTTATCAGCGTTTCATTTAAAACACTGGTTTGTCCTCACCGCAAGGCCTGGAAGGTTCAGGAAGCTTCCAAGAGAGATGATCAGACACACACCCCGTTCCAAGCATTCAAGGGCACAGGACAGTGGGAACCAAGTTGGCCCTGAAGCCCACTCAGCATGAACCAGGCACTGCAGCCAAGCCCAACCCACAGATGTGCTTTTATTCTTGAGGAGAAGCATCTAGAATCTAGATTCAGAAATGTCACATGAGCAGCCCTGAGATCATGCCCTCAGTAACTTTGCCATTAtgcgggaggtggggaggggaagaaaccGCAGAGCTAGACTTGGGCCAGGTCGCCCACTTCATGCCTGGAGGTTTGTAGGGGGCTGAGTGCTGTCGTCTGGGCTGTGCTTTATTGGTGGAACTGAACTATGGCAAAGCCACTAGAAGCACAAAGTGTCAGTGCGGTCACTGGCATCTCAAAAATATcctgaaaatgtaaataaacagaTTCCATATGCAGACTAGAGTGATTTacacttaaaacatttaaatataaattaagctaTAACTTAAGttacaaccaaaagaaaaaaaaaagaaaaaccaaaaagacacTCAGCAGTTGAGAATGCTGAACACATACACAGGACACCCCAAACACGAGGCCATTAAAGCGACGCCATTTTCATTGTGCCAACTTTATACATTCATCACGTGCTAGTCCGGCCGGGCCACGCTGCACCAGGCCACATCATGCCGTCTGGCACTGCACTCCGGCCCGGGGCCCGTCATCATCCTCCTCGTAGGCCTCCCTGTGCTGGCGCCAGTTCTGCTCATTGGGATTAAACTCCTTCAGCTCCACCTGATCCATGTCATCTGTAATCCTGACTTCCTGTCGAGGAGGGAGCAGAGCTTCCAGCTGGAGAAGGTTCTCTTGAGACAGCCAGTGTTTTTCAGGAAAAATAACCTGTAAAGGGTGAGGTGGGAAAGAGCAGTTGTTTCTTCCCTTCCCAATTAAGGCATTTAATTATATGTCCCATGAGAATAAAACACATGCACTTactaaaaactgtatgatcagaGCCCCTTTCTCCAGGGGTGCTTTGTAGATTGGCATTCCTTCATTACGCACACATTTCAGGTCCCCGTGCTTTACCACCTCACCTGCCGCAGAGAAGGTTTACTTATGAAACAGGAAGATGGAGGGCAGCCTGGAGAGGTCAGTCCCCGTGTTGGGAGAGCCTGGCGCAGACACCATCACCCCCACAGCAGCAGGCAAAGGCAGGGGTCACAGGGCATCTGACTAAAAAGCTGGTCCCGACCAGAAGGATGCCTGTCAGAGGAACCGGCTGGGTGAGGGGGATGAGAGGGAGGGGGGCGGGAGTGGAACCCTCTCTGACCCACGCATGGGGCTCCTGCAGTGTACCCAAGGAGGAGCGGGCTGAAGCCTCCATCATAAGGTTGGTTTAAAACAGTGAACTGGGAGTCAACACTCAGTCCGGGTAAACAGGGGCGATACCTGTCAGCCTGCCTCTTGCGTCAGGCTGTCACTACAACCTTCCCATGAGTGGGAGGAGAGTGTGCTCCTCACAGACTCAAGCAGAGCTTGGAGCAGGAATGGGCCTCAGAGTCCAGCCAGACCCCACCTGGCAGGAGAGCCAGCCTTCTGGGTGGGGGGCTCACAAGGTGGCTCCGGCCACAGGCAGTCTCCAGGAGCTGGTGGGCTGGATCTTAATTCTACACTTTTTCAAAAGGCATCGTGGGAGTTTAGTCCCCCCAGAGCTCTTGGTTCGCCCCCAAATCTAAAAATATCATTTCCTtccaaacatgaaaagaaaagggaTAAAAGGGTCTCTTTAAAAAGTATGTTCTTCAGCTCAGtagaaaatggacaaataaacaaatgttcaGAAAAAATGGTTGGGGGGAGCCCAAACACTCATTTATTCAGCATCCCACTCCCCTGGATGAACTCTCTCaagaggaaatcttttttttttttgcggtaggcggggctctcactgttgtggtctctccagttgcggagcacaggctccggacgcgcaggctccgcggcatgtgggatcttcccagacccgggcacaaagtcgcgtcccctgcatcggcaggcggactctcaaccactgcaccaccagggaagccccaagaggaaATCTTTTAAAGTATCTCatgggagtttttaaaataaagggtgTGGAGGACTCTCTCCTTGGGGGTCATTCAGTGCAGGGCTGTGACTCACATGTGGCCCTCAGAGCTGCTGATTGCAGGAGGAGCCCATTAGCTAAATGGCCCCAGGCTGCTGGGCTTGTTATggtctttgctttgtttttaatagcttttctgtctctttgctcCTGTCAGGTGTCACACTTCTTGTTGCTCTCAGCACAACTCCTCAGCCTTCTGCTTCTAACTCACCGCGGGGCAGGGAAACTGTGGGACCAAGCATGGGCAACCACAtgtaagagaaggaaggagatgaTGAGCCAGCTCTTCCGTGAGGTACAAATCTGCCTTCAGGGGGATCACACCCTGGTGAAGCTCTTAAggcacttttttctttaatctcctGATTCTCAGCCATGCTCAAGACAGCCTAAAGGCCTCTGGCGAGGAAGGCACTTCAGtagcagaagagagaagaggaaatgaaggaaagagaaataagccaAAACAAGAAAAGAGGTGAAAGAAAAGGACTCAAAACAAGATaaatgagcaaaaagaaaaagcacaagaGAAATCTCCAGCAGAAGGTTTTCTGGACACCCTGCCCTTCCTTATAACTAAGCAAGGAAATGGGTTTCTCGGGGTTTACGACTTCCTTCCCTCTGGGGCTCACTTCCTCTCTTTTGTCCTTGGCTCCCAGTTTCCCTGTGGCTGGGATCAGCTGGGAGGCAGCAAGGAACACTGGGTTCCAATCCCATGGCAGGGGCCCCTGCTCCAGGGAGCTTGGCCAAGGACAAGCTTTCGCAAAGAAGTTACAGAGCACCCCAAAGATGCTGCCCAGCTCATGCTCCCCGAAGGACTGGAATCAGGTCTGAGACAATGTTGGGGGTCTTGGACATGATACCAGGGGTCTTGGGCACACACCCTCTCACAGCCTGTGGCCTAGGGCTTTGTGTGAACTATGATCCCCAAACTCTCCTACAGAAGTGAGGGGAGGAATTGGGTACCTTGGGAGGCTTACAGAATGGAATCTAAAGGAAGgtgctgtattttaaattttcatgcatATTTTCATTATACTGCAGTGCTTTTCCACAATCCTTAAGTATATTTatacacaaacacagaaatgaaaaatcaaacaGTAAAATTTTAACAATAGGCAAATCATACATGCGTGGtcttcatactgtttttatttttacaactttttgttAGTCTGAAattgtttccaaataaaaagtaaaaaacaaaagcaaaaaaacccaaaacaaacctCTGATCAAGACTTGGATATATAATTCCATTTCACTTATACccagaaaagaggaaacagaaaaagccaAAGAGGAaagtggcagagaaagagaagaggccagaaaggggaagagagaaatggaCACAGAGGCAGGAAAGCCCTGGATGGAGGCTGGGGAGGCAAGGTGGCTCACCCTACTGGACTTAGGGTCTTAATTACACTGCCCTCGGACAGGCTTATTGGCTGGTTACCTCCCATCCCAGCTCTGAGCCTATCCCTCTAGCCTAAGCCTCAGATACCCACAGGAGAAGTCACTCCCTAACCCTGTGGCCAGCGAGGGGACCAGAGCGGCACTGCTCACGGCCAGTGATGGGGTCACGGATGTCTGGGTGGCTCAGCCACCACCGCACCTGTCCAGACATTCTTTGACATGGACAACTGACCTGAAGTGCTATTCGGAGGCAGCTTCAAGTTGAgggccccagcctggcctctctcCCTTAATTTGCCTGGCCTCCTCACAGCCCCTTCCAGGCATGGACTCAACTGCAGTGAACACTAGCcctcctgggagctgggagcctgGCATCTACACACATGCTGGCAGGCTGAGCTCTCAGGCCTTTGAGAACCCTTTGGGTCCAGAGGCAGCTCCCTTAAGCTCCTGTGCCTGTGTGCAGACGGGCGGTTCTCTAGAAGCCGCCAAGGATAAGCTGGCAGgcgatgtatttttttttttcaggaaaattctattttaaaatgtctctcaCATGTAATCGACAACACAGAGGCTAGAGAAACATGGATGAATCAGCACAGATCACCATTTGATAGAAAAACACCACCTATTATCAGGTGTGTATTATTatacaaaagttaatttttagggcttccctggtggtgcagtggttgagagtccgcctgccgatgcaggggacacgggttcgtgccccggtctgggaggatcccacatgccgtggagcagctaggcccgtgagccatggccattgagcctgcgtgtccagagcctgtgctctgcagcgggagaggccacgacagtgagaggcccgcgtaccgcaacaaaaaaaaaaaagttaatttttaaaaaaatttaagttaaattgGAAGGTTCCAGGTAGAAGTTTAGATCCCCAAGATTCCTGTTTTGAGGCTCTTTCcccaaaactgaatttttttcgtGGAGATTATAAAAGAAATTCATAAAATTCTCAAAAGTCCCTAGTGATGACTTTAAACTTAGAGAAAATCAAGTCACACTAACTTGTGCAACAGAAGTCAACCTTGAATGTGAAACCAGGCTAAGCTGCCAGCATCATTATGCCAAACATACAGAAGAACTACAAGGAAACACATTTGAAACATTACCTGATTTGGATGTAATAATAAGGACTCGATCATCCAGTGTTTCTATCATCTTCTTGAAGCCACAAAGGGCTTCAGAAagctgaattttcattttcatgatcaAGTCATGGCCTCGTCTCTGAAAGACACTATGATCCTTCTGATCAAGCACAATTATGACATCACCAGGCTCCAGCTCAGGCTCCTGATCGCCTTCTCCATGAAACAGTATCTTTTGCCCATCTTTCATACCTATGAAACATCATCCCTTTCTGATTAGCCACTTCTCTTTAAAACCATACTTCCGACAAAGCTTTTGAAGAAGGCTCACAGAGAGCCCTCTGGGGGTTCTTTATTCATCAAACCTCCCAACCTCGtgcaggcctggggctgggatTACCACTGACCAAGAGGCCTCACTCTCCTCGGCATAACGAGGTTCCTCAGCCAAGTGTGCAGCAGGGAGAGTGGGAAACGAGGCCGCCACATCGCAAGTTCCCCGCGCACTCCCCGCCCTCCTGGCCATGCGATGCCACAGCTGACAGTGCACTGTGAGCAGAAGGTCACCGCCTGCTTCTTGACGCACAAGCAGCACTGGGCTCTGGGGGCCTTCTACTAAGTCTCTGTGCACAGAGGCACAGTGTTCAGTCCCTCCACGTGTGTGCTGGTTTGGGTGTTGATTTGTGTACTTTGGTCTCTCACCTAAATACATTTGCTGGATTAGGAAGCCACAGAATGATCAGGGGGAACAACTAAGAGGGAAAAAGACCCTAAAATGATGGCCCCAGGCAAAATGAACAGCAGGAGGAAGGTGCTAGATTTGGGAGAATCTGCTGCAACCGAGGGGaaatgtgtggagaaaagggacataCAGCTATGAAGACTTAGATAAGCTTTTACGGCCAATGAGCGACAAAAGCCATTAGGAATTAACACTCCCAGTGACTCTAAAGTAATAGTTTGAGAAGGGCAAGAGAGGGCAATTAACCAAAATCAAGGTTAAGTGACTTCCAGGGCATTGGAAAACCTTACAAAGAAGTTTTGTAAGCAAGAAAACTTTGGCAGGTGACATGGATGGAAATAAAGCCAGGGAGAGTCAATGGAAGATGCCCTGGGAATTGGAAGAACTGACGGCACACTCTAACGGCATTTAAATACCACTTGTGCTGTGTCTCATTTCCCCGATACCTAACCCTTGTGCCCCACAATCAGCACCTCAGATGCACGTCCACCAGCGTGGGGCGCTACTGCTGCACAGACTCACCTTTCTCCACATGCACCTCGATAATCTTCTTCTCTCGGATGACCTTGGCACCACTGCAGCTTTCACAGCGGTCCTTGGGGTTGATGCGCTCGCCCTGGCCCTTGCACTCGATGCACACGGTCTGGATCTGCTGCACCATGCCCGGCCCGATCTGCTGGATGTGAATCTGCATCCCTCGCCCCTTGCACACTGGGCACTTCTCCACAGATCCCTTCTTCCCACCAACGCCTGTGGGGAGACAGGAACAAGGCTGTGCTGTTCCCTTAGAAGCGTCTCTGCTGGGCGCCACCAGAGAAGGATCATGAGCCATGAAATTGGACACTGGGGTTTGAATTCTGACTATTTACAATCATGAAAAGCCATGTGGAAGAGGCTGGATGATTCTAGCCAAGCAGACAATATCCAGATGTTAACATGTAAGCGCAAACATTTGTGCGTTTGGCTATACCAAGATAAATTCATTGCTTTAACTTCACCAAATGTGAATGCCTACGTGTGACCAGTGGAGACTGGAGAAAACAGCCCTGTCCACGAGGGTGGCTACCCAGCCCAGCCACTTCTCTGCGGGACAATGTGTGACCAAGTCACCAGATCTGACTTTTCTTGaaaagtcagatttttaaaaattacgttaattacatttacatttaaatcaagGACAGCAAACTATGGCCAGCTgactggttttgtaaataaagctttattggaaggACAGGTATGTCATCTGCTTGTTTACGGTCtatggctcctttttttttttttgcggtacgcgggcctcttactgttgtggcctctcccgttgcggagcgcaggctcagcggccatggctcacgggcccagccgctccgtggcacgtgggatcttcccagaccggggcacgaacccatgtcccctgcatcggcaggcggactctcaaccactgcgccaccagggaagcccaatcgcTCCTTTTGCGATAAGAGTTGAATAGTTATGACAGGGACTGCATGGCTCACGAAGCCCAGAAATACCTatcatctggccctttacagcaAAAGTCTGCCGACCCCTAGGTTGGGTCAACCattcttgatttttatatttttaaaataattgtcaacATATTAAATGTGCAGTCCAAATAAAAAATGTACAGGGCCAAATGAAATGGATTTGCCCCTCAGGCTACCTGTTTGCAATCTCTGACCTtcacatttaaaaagataaattatttttctctgaattgtAAAACAGTAAGAATTGTTTCCAGATCTAAGGGACCAGAACTATGAGACTCATTCAGAAATTCTTACCTTCACATTTCTCACAAATTACATTTTTCTGGAGAGCCAATTTCTTTGTGACTCCATTATATAAATCTTCAAGAGTTACAGACAACTGATGTACAACATTCTTGCCTTAccgagggaaaaaaaagaccaattAGTAATACTGTATTAAATATACCACTGTATTAAATACTACCCATATGACCTTTAGTGGTATGAAGTCTCAAACTGTGCCTGTGTCATTCATTCCCTTCCCTGTGGGAAGCAATGCTTGCTTCTGTCACACCTGGCCCATCCTCTGGCCCTTTGCCAGTATGAGAACTAATACCCTTTCTAGCTATGAGCtaattattcaatcatttatagaTGTCAAAGACTTTCATCTTTATTTGCTAAAACAAATCTGAGAATGAGAGATCAATGAGGAAACCCAAGGCAATGTTAACCAATGAGATTGGTTAACTAGGTTCTCCCCATGAAAGGAGCCCTCTCCTTATAGATGATGCACGAAGTCAGTCTCTGGACCTTTAACTGAAACTCTTCCTTGAACATAACGTCCTTTAATTTTTGAGCCCTTCTGTGTCTTGTGGCCAAGTGGGAACGCTTTCAGCTGTGGAAATCTCGTCTGTGCATCCAGGCCAGTGGGCCTTTCATCTTCAGGGTGGGAGTCTGTCTGCTCCGGCACCACACCAGCCTGCCAGGACCCACAGCATCAGGTCCCTCTCTGCTGCCCATAGGGCTCTTGAAGTCACTGAGATGCTGTCCTTGTTTATTGGCTGTCAACTTTGAGAGATGACTTAATTAAGGGCGTGAGGTTGTTCATCTCGAGACAGTGAGAGAGCTAGGCAAGAGGATACCCAAGGTTTTAATCACATCCACACTGTCAATTATATGAGCAGGCAACATACCCAGAAAACTGGGTAAGGATTTTTCCCTAATAAACCCTTTGTGATTTTCAGCACACTGTATTCACAGAATTGACAGCCAAGCTTTTCAAAGCTCAAAGTCAATTATAATGTGAGAGCAAGTACAGCCTTATTTATCCAGGGGCCTCTTGTTGACCTCAAACCACCCTTCTTAAACCTCAATGCAGAGCTTATCTTGATTTCACCCAGGATTTTAATAAGCTTGGTTATCTATCTGGTTTTGAGGTCCAAAGCAGAGTATCAACCGTAAGCAGGACAGGGGAAGGGGGCTATTAGAGACCACTGGTAACAGAGGTGACAGTCCAGAGCCTGGCAGGAGGTAAGAGGTATAGAAAAATTAGGAAGAACAAACCCAGAACTCAAAAACGGGGGCCTGGGGCCATTTCACCAATAGCTAAGTCTCTCAATTCACCTCTGGGGATGAAGCTGCTAGTCCTAATGCATTCTGAAGAGACAGGCAACGTAGTTTCTTTTACAAAGATGTTCAAACATCAAAGGGTAAATTTTGTTACCTAGAAAATCTCCTGAGCAGGCTGAGAAAATGAGGCCACACTGCACATGGCAGAGCACCAGCCGGAAATAGAGCCCGCGGGCCCCGGCCCAAGTCAGGAGGCACGGGAGGAAGTgtgcaggaggggagaagagCCTCTCGGCAGAGGTATCACTAATAACCACAGGAGGTGCCATTTATGTCCCTTAGGAACATAAATGGAACCTGACcccaacaaaagagaaaaagagggcaaGATGAACTTgaacttcctcctttctcctcaccgccatttgctccttttttttgcgggggggcggggcacaccatttgcaggatcttagttccctgaccagggactgaacacaggccccagcagtgaaagcaccgagtcctaacccctggatcaccagggaattccccatttgCTCCTTTATATGTGGTGTTGGGAAGGTGTCAGGCAATTAATTGCTAAATGCACTAAGAGATTCCAGGTAGACTAAACAAGTGATGAACTAAAGCTAATGATCCCCAAACATGACAGCTACACCCTTTTAAGGCATGATCTGTCCTGATTCCAGCAACACGTACAAtttggaaactataaaacttgcTTAACGTCTTTCAAAGCAGTTACCTCTTCTCTCTCTAGCCATCCGTCCTCCGCCACCAAAGAACATGTCAAAGATGTCCATGGGGGAAGAGAAGCTGGGGCTGCCTGAGCCTCCTTCCTTAATTGCCTGCTCGCCGCCCTGGTCATAAATGTCCCTTTTCTTTGGATCTGAAAGCACTTCATATGCCTGGGATATGAGCttaaacttcaaaagaaaaaaagagagattaaaaagaGAAGGTTTGAGTTGTTCATGAAGCAAACCCACCATATAAATGCAATGACAGAGGGATTCTACACCCAACCCCCAAACTAGCAGGTCTATATGTTATCTGAAACCTGACTTTTCCATTTAATCCCTTTGTAGAGTGGGATACATAGGGCAAACATGACTAAGGGATGAGAGGCAGGGCCACTGCAGAGAATAAGGATACAGAGCAGTAAGGAGGAGTTTCTCCCTCCTCAGGCTGCACCAGACAGGAAGAAGTAGAATGGAGCTAAGATACAGTGAGACCAGGCCAGGGCTTAACCTACAAATGGATAAAGCCCATGAGGGCTGCTTTCCAGCTCAGGAGGGCTGCTTTCCTAGGTTACTAGCATAAAATGCAACTACAGACATCCTGTGAGCATCCATCCGCATGCGGGCTGCAGACACTGTGAGCAAATCTGTCCTGATCTCCCTCCAAAGTCCTGCCCCTCCCATAGTCTCCCCCATAGCTCACTTATTGGCAATTCCAAAACCTCATTTCCTCTCCCTCACATCTTATCTGTCAACAAGTCCTTCTGGTGCTACCTTCAAATGTCCATCTCCAGTACCCTAAGACAGAACACCCCATGTGTCACATGCCTGCCAAAAATGTATCCTGGAATCCAACTgtaagaaaagaatcagaaaacccAAACTGAGGTATATTCTGCAAAACTAAAAGACAGGAAAACTAAATGCAGTGTGTGaccctggattggatcctggactgGATCTTGCACTGGGGAAAAAATTGCTACAAAGGACACTGGAACAACTGgaaaaatgggaatttttttctcaatgttCAACTTCTTAAATTTGATAAATGTACTGTGGTTATGTACAAGGATGTTGTTTTCCCAAGGATAAACATTTAGGGCTGAAAGGTTATGATGTATGCAACTTACCCTCAAAAGCtttagcaaataataataatatagggaAAGCAAATGTGACGACCTGTTTACAATCAGTGAAGGTACGTGAAAGAAAGGCAGGTGTTCATTGTACCACTCTCACCTTTTCTGCAGATATATGgaagtttttaacataaaatcaAAACACCACATAAAATATCCAAAATCCATCCCTtctcaccactaccaccaccacgcCCGCCCTGGCGGAGGACACCCTCCTTGGCCTGGATAGCCACAGTGACCTCCTCACTGGACTCCCATCTTCCGCCTTCACCTCAGCTTTCAGTCTGTTCTCTGCACAGCAGCCAGAACTTGCCAGCCAATCACGTCAGTCCTCTGCCCCAAGCCCCCAAGGGGCCTGGCTCACTTGGAGTAAAAGCCAGTTCTTATTCTGGTCTACAAGCCCAAACTGACACCTTTGACTCCAGCTCCCCGCAATTCTGCTCGTGCGCcattggcctccttgctgttccccaATACCAGAGCACTTACTGCTGGCATGGTGTCCCCACTGCAGtgtcagctccatgaggacaggtgGTTAGGTCAGCTTTGTCCACTGCCATATCCCCAAACCTAGAACACTGTCTGGCCTGTAGAAGGTACCTGGTAAATACTTGTTATATGAATGGCTCAATTCTGGGAATTGAGAAATGAATAAGTGAGATAGGGTCTTCGCCCTCCAGGGGAATggtttaggaagaaaaaaaaaatacagaacatacaggaaaaaaaaaagtactttgaaTATACAAATATGGAAACTGACAGACACTAGGTTTTCTCTTGTACTACAGATCCCCGATAGAGATCTAATAAGTAACTAATAAATAATAAGTGATAGCtaataaataatagctaacaactgggtaatttaaaaaactgtcttAGAGACATCAGAATCATACTCAAGGTAGTTAGGTCTTTTGGTGCGTTGATTCTCCCACCATTTCTGTAAAGAAGTAGGTATCGTTCACCACCACTCCTTTCCACAGAAGGAAAATAAGGTGTAGGGATTAGGTGCCGGGTAAGGAAGATCAGAAAACAACCAGGCCAGGCTGCCCCCAGGGAGTCTCTGGGCCTGTCTGTACTAGGTAAACATGCTTCAAGAGAATGTCCATTAGAAACACTCTGGATAATTGAAAGACTTTTGCACTTAACAGAACGGATGATTActctaaaaaggaaaagtaatgcCCCGTCACTTGGGGCATTCAACCAGAGGCCAGACCTCACAAAGGGGC encodes:
- the DNAJA4 gene encoding dnaJ homolog subfamily A member 4 isoform X1, translated to MARGGSQNWSSGYSDCRPEEQATGEKMVKETQYYDILGVKPSASPEEIKKAYRKLALKYHPDKNPDEGEKFKLISQAYEVLSDPKKRDIYDQGGEQAIKEGGSGSPSFSSPMDIFDMFFGGGGRMARERRGKNVVHQLSVTLEDLYNGVTKKLALQKNVICEKCEGVGGKKGSVEKCPVCKGRGMQIHIQQIGPGMVQQIQTVCIECKGQGERINPKDRCESCSGAKVIREKKIIEVHVEKGMKDGQKILFHGEGDQEPELEPGDVIIVLDQKDHSVFQRRGHDLIMKMKIQLSEALCGFKKMIETLDDRVLIITSKSGEVVKHGDLKCVRNEGMPIYKAPLEKGALIIQFLVIFPEKHWLSQENLLQLEALLPPRQEVRITDDMDQVELKEFNPNEQNWRQHREAYEEDDDGPRAGVQCQTA
- the DNAJA4 gene encoding dnaJ homolog subfamily A member 4 isoform X2 produces the protein MARGGSQNWSSGYSDCRPEEQATGEKMVKETQYYDILGVKPSASPEEIKKAYRKLALKYHPDKNPDEGEKFKLISQAYEVLSDPKKRDIYDQGGEQAIKEGGSGSPSFSSPMDIFDMFFGGGGRMARERRGKNVVHQLSVTLEDLYNGVTKKLALQKNVICEKCEGVGGKKGSVEKCPVCKGRGMQIHIQQIGPGMVQQIQTVCIECKGQGERINPKDRCESCSGAKVIREKKIIEVHVEKGMKDGQKILFHGEGDQEPELEPGDVIIVLDQKDHSVFQRRGHDLIMKMKIQLSEALCGFKKMIETLDDRVLIITSKSVPSSPEAFRLS